One genomic segment of Gossypium arboreum isolate Shixiya-1 chromosome 3, ASM2569848v2, whole genome shotgun sequence includes these proteins:
- the LOC108474936 gene encoding probable jasmonic acid carboxyl methyltransferase 2, protein MVKPMLEETITELCSAMLPGADCLKVADLGCSAGPNALLVVSEIIETIDETCRRLKHPPPCLQAFLNDLPGNDFNAIFKYLLPSFYDRLEIEKGNKFAINKCFVAGVAGSFYGRLFPPNSLHFVHSSYAIMWISKAPMELVTKAGTALNKGNICVAKTSPRAVFEAYLDQFKRDFTLFLRCRADEIVPNGRMLLTTMGSIKSNDPLTIWEFVGLKLHDMVAEGLIEEEKLGSFDLPYYAASTEEIKSVIEAEGSFKLRNMEVFNMDWDDYIKKADTKQVVDKTTRATMIAKDIRAVGEPILGSHFGEDIMDDLFRRFKEDVFDYMETHKCQFVNVVMSLTKKDI, encoded by the exons TGCCTGGTGCAGATTGCTTGAAGGTTGCGGATTTGGGTTGTTCGGCTGGACCCAATGCTCTTTTAGTGGTGTCTGAAATCATAGAAACCATTGACGAAACTTGCCGAAGGTTGAAGCATCCACCGCCATGTTTACAAGCATTCTTGAATGATCTTCCTGGTAATGACTTCAACGCCATTTTTAAGTACTTGTTGCCGAGCTTTTACGATAGATTGGAGATAGAGAAAGGCAACAAGTTTGCTATAAACAAATGCTTCGTTGCGGGAGTTGCTGGGTCTTTCTATGGCAGGCTTTTTCCTCCTAATAGCTTGCACTTTGTTCATTCTTCTTATGCCATTATGTGGATCTCCAAG GCACCAATGGAGTTGGTTACCAAAGCAGGAACAGCATTGAACAAGGGCAACATTTGTGTAGCCAAAACAAGCCCTCGTGCAGTGTTTGAAGCATACTTGGATCAATTCAAAAGAGATTTCACATTGTTTCTAAGGTGTCGAGCCGATGAGATTGTCCCCAATGGTCGCATGCTTTTAACCACCATGGGCAGCATCAAGAGCAATGATCCCCTTACCATTTGGGAATTTGTTGGATTGAAACTACATGACATGGTAGCTGAG GGGTTGATCGAGGAAGAAAAATTGGGATCATTCGATCTGCCATATTATGCAGCAAGTACAGAAGAAATCAAAAGCGTGATAGAAGCTGAAGGATCTTTCAAGCTGCGGAACATGGAGGTTTTCAACATGGATTGGGACGATTACATTAAAAAAGCCGACACCAAGCAGGTGGTGGACAAGACAACACGAGCAACAATGATTGCAAAAGACATTAGAGCAGTTGGTGAACCTATTTTGGGCAGTCATTTTGGTGAAGACATCATGGATGACTTGTTTCGTAGGTTTAAAGAAGATGTCTTTGACTACATGGAAACGCATAAATGTCAATTTGTTAATGTAGTTATGTCTTTGACAAAGAAGGATATATAA